In one Sebastes umbrosus isolate fSebUmb1 chromosome 13, fSebUmb1.pri, whole genome shotgun sequence genomic region, the following are encoded:
- the cfap65 gene encoding cilia- and flagella-associated protein 65 isoform X3 produces MLAEARGPDLLASGAPYKPSIVGKDIKDPGIHQRQRGGKYQRQASSQRSCILGLELKPELVWEDWDLQGEYTKTLVLKNIHSKLQKLHVRPPVSKFFTTFIPQIILLSPGTYFSMPVSFKPLQRCEYEDSIEFQGKDGSFQVNLRATIPCHVLEVPDSVLLPLCAIQNSSHTTFLLKNVSILQTCFQWDCTAPFQLSPEQGLLKPGQECHITVIFQPEEALVYQQQANCRFGGEGDKAESCCTVLLQGLAKYPCLQLRNPGTKDEKAQSDPELHFGSVAVGQSLQKHFDIFNPSPVTASFSLSRLSGGVPLLGSEFSCDVTRGEVAPGGPLRVRVTYTPALVDSVSVEYLSLKCRGALNETLLKLTGNCVGPTVSLSSSVVDFGCVEDEGVVVQTVELVNSSPVEAFYQWDLDSSGNSVFSIQPVSGTVCPHGHTTLKAVYRPTQPIAHHRRVACLILHRDPMFLDLIGTCCSEFQQPAILKPEHLVLYKLHWYRRQDPPDTLGAMQKDHNGHLDQQGVLCPVEEQSHQRPDSAGVSRTPFGEYYQSCLGCMDPLSSSSLLSPHVSVVPSELLFNHKISSSLSNSTTSSLPVSITNHTKGKLSLVWTAARDSPFTVSPSSCDLAPLKSTSFRVTYEPKQLNTLHGAQLECFAYYKDKHIEEQLLCPPWCVTVRVIGHSFQPGKQHFIPCCSLKPPQVVFPALSVLSYRTVLFQNCGDLPLTFCLDHSSNSALAESVSVLPSCGLIQPGNHQILTLRTTPTEESPKQGFGLHLQLNAAKHTKELTVVSVVEKLCVSVEGDGSFYFQPTAVGSRTQRSHHIRNLSRLPLRFQWSIPEPDQELIFVEPDAGELHPNESSVQIWSFSPLEEKRYTLKPTLSFWPIQTPGCNMSHLTLKVVGMGSKGFIEAEKAVVDVGETLVGSYRSIQLPLVNNSPCSVSFSLSVQQILLDEELTYDPETEPHALQLDCERGTIASHSTMLLQSTVRPHRRAQYLWTISYQMLNASGFVLSPPQAVCEVRGKGVFPTLQVIDVCSVGGLSKVHVWKLFSLDSLNEHLLSNPNPAELMNRTPTRHSLSRSPSIFTKAMSDFNFSATPLNSEPSTFVLMFHNPGSIPVDWVFLFPEDQQIELEYWVETGEFSSTELYQMKVQDNHVFSISPRSGTLLPGQQKAVNFTYSHDFAGTNRLPVVFKLSYGREILLNLKGMTLERDRPYLHFASKRHVFTSVTIGDCTPPRQVYQLHNGGAVPVCYEVDTAVLSQLQEDNFRHPVLCCLNPEGEVLPGKTAMLEWIFSPLEAKMYHMDIPIHIQDGDSTLVRFEGCGFYSPTLGSTNPFKGSDTEASEPCVQRVPFPGQVVFLPEDSVSLGDIRLCSRSSRTVFLTNVSHTDTVHYTWDQQSFQQVVQIHPEQGSVCPGESALCVLTFTSTDYPAVYQLDVICQIMQEAALLRYHDALQRWEEEKERQRDEFTITDKNLTESQGVPIDKEPVAAPVRKVPPLRKYKVVLICYSSSYLCQWYL; encoded by the exons ATGTTAGCTGAGGCTCGGGGTCCTGACCTCTTGGCTTCAGGAGCACCATATAAGCCCTCCATCGTTGGGAAGGATATCAAA GATCCAGGGATTCACCAGAGGCAACGGGGTGGAAAGTACCAGCGACAAGCGTCCAGCCAGAGAAGCTGCATCTTAGGGTTGGAATTGAAGCCAGAGCTGGTCTGGGAGGACTGGGATCTGCAAGGAGAGTACACCAAGACATTAGTGCTAAAGAATATCCATAGCAAACTGCAGAAGCTACACGTCAG GCCTCCAGTGTCCAAGTTTTTCACCACCTTCATTCCCCAGATAATTCTTCTCAGCCCAGGGACTTATTTCTCCATGCCAGTCAGCTTTAAACCACTCCAGAGG TGTGAGTATGAAGACAGCATTGAGTTTCAAGGTAAAGATGGCAGCTTCCAGGTAAACCTCCGTGCTACCATTCCCTGCCATGTCCTGGAGGTGCCTGACTCTGTGCTGCTGCCACTCTGTGCTATTCAAAACTCCTCACATACTACTTTCCTGCTCAAAAATGTCAG TATACTCCAGACATGCTTCCAGTGGGATTGCACAGCACCGTTCCAGCTAAGCCCTGAGCAAGGCCTGTTGAAGCCTGGCCAGGAGTGTCACATCACTGTGATCTTCCAACCAGAAGAGGCGCTGGTGTACCAGCAACAGGCCAACTGCAGGTTTGGAGGAGAAGGCGACAAGGCAGAGAGCTGCTGCACTGTGCTGCTGCAAGGACTAG CCAAATACCCTTGTCTTCAGCTGAGAAATCCAGGTACCAAGGATGAAAAAGCACAGAGTGATCCGGAGCTGCACTTTGGCTCAGTGGCAGTCGGACAAAGTTTGCAGAAACACTTTGACATCTTCAACCCCTCCCCT gtaactgcgtctttctctctttcacgaCTGTCCGGTGGGGTCCCTTTGTTGGGGTCAGAGTTCAGCTGTGATGTGACCAGGGGTGAGGTGGCGCCTGGTGGACCACTGCGGGTTAGAGTCACCTATACTCCTGCTTTGGTGGATAGTGTCTCTGTTGAGTACCTATCTCTAAAATGTAGAGGAGCACTCAATGAAACTCTACTCAAACTCACTGGAAACTGTGTAG GTCCCACAGTGTCCTTGTCCTCCTCTGTGGTGGACTTTGGCTGTGTTGAGGATGAAGGAGTGGTCGTACAGACAGTAGAGCTGGTTAATTCTTCTCCCGTTGAGGCTTTCTACCAATGGGACCTTGACAGTAGTGGGAACAGTGTGTTCAGCATCCAGCCAGTGAGCGGCACTGTATGTCCACATGGCCATACCACACTGAAGGCAGTCTATAGGCCCACGCAGCCTATTGCACATCACAGGAGAGTGGCATGTCTCATACTGCACAGG GACCCCATGTTCCTTGACCTGATTGGTACCTGCTGCTCAGAGTTCCAGCAACCAGCCATACTGAAACCTGAGCACTTGGTTCTTTACAAGCTCCACTGGTACCGCAGACAGGACCCGCCAGACACTCTCGGTGCTATGCAGAAAGATCATAATGGACACTTGGACCAACAGGGAGTGCTCTGCCCCGTGGAGGAG CAGTCACACCAGAGACCAGACAGTGCTGGTGTGTCGAGAACTCCCTTTGGGGAATATTACCAATCCTGCTTGGGGTGCATGGATCCCCTCTCTTCCAGTTCTTTATTGTCCCCACATGTGTCTGTGGTGCCCAGTGAGCTACTCTTTAATCACAAAATATCCTCCTCTTTGTCTAATTCAACAActtcctctctgcctgtctccaTCACCAACCACACCAAGGGGAAACTCAG CCTGGTGTGGACTGCTGCCCGAGACTCTCCGTTCACTGTCTCCCCCTCATCATGTGACCTGGCTCCACTGAAATCCACCTCATTCAGAGTGACCTATGAACCCAAGCAGCTCAATACTCTGCACGGAGCGCAACTTGAGTGCTTTGCATACTATAAG GACAAACACATAGAGGAGCAACTGCTGTGCCCACCCTGGTGTGTGACTGTCAGAGTCATAGGCCACTCCTTTCAGCCAGGAAAACAACATTTCATCCCATGTTGCTCCCTGAAGCCTCCTCAAGTG GTGTTTCCAGCCCTTAGTGTTCTTTCCTATCGGACAGTGCTCTTCCAGAATTGTGGAGACCTACCGCTCACTTTCTGTCTGGACCACAGCTCAAACTCTGCCTTGGCAGAATCTGTGTCTGTCCTGCCGAGCTGTGGTTTGATCCAACCTGGGAATCACCAAATCCTCACCCTGAGAACAACTCCCACAGAAGAGAGTCCCAAACAGGGGTTCGGTTTACACCTTCAGCTCAATGCAGCTAAACACACAAAG GAACTGACAGTTGTCAGTGTGGTGgaaaagctgtgtgtgtctgtggaagGAGACGGCAGTTTCTATTTCCAGCCAACAGCGGTGGGCTCACGGACGCAGCGCTCCCACCACATCAGGAACCTCAGCCGCCTACCTCTACG ATTCCAATGGAGCATTCCAGAGCCAGACCAGGAGCTTATCTTTGTTGAACCAGATGCTGGTGAACTGCATCCCAATGAGAGCTCA GTCCAGATATGGTCCTTCAGCCCACTCGAAGAAAAAAGATATACACTCAAACCCACTCTCAGCTTCTGGCCGATCCAGACTCCTGGATGTAACATGTCACACCTAACCCTTAAAGTGGTCGGGATGGGCTCTAAAGGCTTCATAGAG GCAGAGAAAGCAGTTGTGGATGTGGGGGAGACTCTGGTTGGAAGCTATCGGTCAATTCAGCTCCCTCTCGTGAACAACAGCCCCTGTTctgtctccttttctctctctgtacagCAGATACTTCTGGATGAGGAACTTACTTATGACCCCGAAACTGAGCCACATG CTCTACAGCTGGACTGTGAGAGGGGAACCATCGCCTCACACTCCACAATGCTGCTCCAATCCACTGTGAGACCACACAGACGAGCCCAGTACCTGTGGACTATCAGCTACCAGATGCTGAATGCCAGTG gatTTGTGTTATCCCCTCCCCAAGCAGTATGTGAAGTGCGAGGTAAGGGCGTGTTCCCCACCCTACAGGTGATTGATGTGTGCAGTGTGGGCGGACTCAGCAAGGTGCACGTATGGAAACTCTTCTCGCTGGACAGCCTCAATGAGCACCTTCTATCCAACCCCAACCCTGCAGAACTCATGAACAGAACCCCTACCAGGCACAG TCTGAGCAGATCTCCTTCCATCTTCACCAAAGCCATGTCGGATTTCAACTTCAGTGCCACTCCACTGAATTCAGAGCCCTCAACTTTTGTGTTGATGTTTCACAACCCGGGCTCCATCCCTGTAGACTG GGTATTCTTGTTTCCAGAGGATCAACAGATAGAGCTGGAGTACTGGGTCGAGACCGGAGAGTTTAGCAGCACTGAACTGTACCAGATGAAG GTTCAAGACAACCATGTGTTCAGCATTTCTCCCCGTTCTGGAACTTTGCTCCCTGGCCAGCAGAAGGCAGTAAACTTTACCTACAG CCATGACTTCGCTGGGACGAATCGACTTCCTGTTGTATTCAAACTTTCTTATGGCAGAGAGATCTTG CTGAACTTAAAGGGGATGAcgctggagagagacagacccTATCTCCATTTTGCCTCCAAGCGACATGTCTTCACCTCTGTAACTATTGGGGACTGTACTCCGCCGAGGCAG GTGTATCAACTACACAATGGCGGTGCAGTGCCAGTTTGTTACGAGGTGGACACGGCTGTGTTGTCACAGCTACAGGAGGACAACTTTAGACACCCAGTGCTGTGCTGCCTCAATCCAGAGGGAGAGGTCCTACCTGGGAAGACGGCCATGCTGGAATGGATCTTCTCTCCACTGGAGGCTAAGATGTACCAC ATGGATATTCCTATCCACATCCAGGATGGGGACTCCACGCTGGTGAGGTTTGAGGGATGTGGGTTTTATTCTCCTACACTGGGCTCCACAAACCCATTCAAAGGCAGTGACACTGAGGCATCTGAACCCTGCGTCCAGAGAGTGCCCTTCCCTGGACAA gtAGTTTTCCTGCCGGAGGATAGTGTCTCTCTTGGCGACATCCGTCTGTGCTCGCGATCTTCAAGAACCGTCTTCCTGACCAATGTGTCCCATACAGACACTGTCCACTATACATGGGACCAGCAGAGCTTTCAGCAG GTGGTACAGATCCATCCAGAACAAGGTAGTGTGTGTCCAGGGGAAAGTGCCCTTTGTGTCCTTACCTTCACCTCTACTGACTACCCCGCCGTTTATCAGCTAGATGTAATCTGTCAG ATTATGCAGGAAGCCGCACTGCTTCGGTATCATGATGCTTTGCAGCGttgggaggaagagaaagagagacagcgagaTGAATTCACTATCACGGATAAAAATCTTACAGAAAGCCAAGGAGTTCCGATAGATAAG GAACCTGTAGCAGCTCCAGTAAGAAAGGTGCCACCACTCAGGAAATACAAGGTGGTCCTCATTTGCT ACTCTTCCTCCTATCTGTGCCAGTGGTATTTGTGA